Proteins found in one Dehalococcoidia bacterium genomic segment:
- the folP gene encoding dihydropteroate synthase, whose protein sequence is MCEANPQQPPPMTIGGRQFRWGERTYVMGIVNCTPDSFAGDGIGYDVAAAVRLAVRMREEGADIIDVGGESTRPGYEPVPADEELRRVLPVVRALAKELDVPISIDTTKAVVARAALEAGASLVNDVSGLKADPDMARLLAEYGVPAVVMHNQRGRAFTDVVADVLTGWEESFRLAETASVCRDALIVDPGFNFGWRPEHALEMLRRLAELRQRAGRPLLIGTSRKSVIGLVLGGLPVEERLEGTAATVALAVAQGADIVRVHDVKEMARVARMADAIVRGWQAPQEAP, encoded by the coding sequence ATGTGCGAGGCCAACCCTCAGCAACCACCGCCCATGACCATCGGGGGGCGCCAGTTCCGCTGGGGCGAGCGCACCTACGTCATGGGCATCGTCAACTGCACGCCCGACTCCTTCGCCGGCGATGGCATCGGCTACGACGTGGCGGCGGCGGTGCGGCTGGCCGTGCGCATGCGCGAGGAAGGCGCCGACATCATCGACGTGGGGGGAGAGTCCACGCGCCCAGGCTATGAGCCGGTCCCGGCCGACGAGGAGCTTCGTCGTGTTTTGCCGGTAGTGCGCGCCCTGGCGAAGGAGCTGGATGTGCCCATCAGCATCGACACCACCAAGGCCGTGGTAGCACGGGCTGCCCTGGAAGCTGGGGCATCCCTTGTTAACGACGTCTCCGGCCTGAAGGCCGACCCCGATATGGCACGCCTCTTGGCCGAATACGGCGTCCCTGCTGTCGTAATGCACAACCAGCGTGGCCGCGCCTTCACCGACGTCGTGGCTGACGTGCTGACGGGCTGGGAGGAGTCCTTCCGCCTGGCCGAGACTGCAAGCGTTTGTCGCGATGCCCTCATCGTCGACCCCGGCTTCAACTTCGGCTGGCGGCCCGAGCACGCCCTGGAAATGTTGAGACGCCTGGCCGAGCTGCGGCAGAGGGCGGGGCGGCCCCTCCTCATCGGCACCTCCCGCAAGTCCGTCATCGGTCTGGTGTTGGGCGGCCTGCCGGTGGAGGAGAGGCTGGAGGGGACGGCCGCCACCGTGGCCCTGGCCGTGGCCCAGGGCGCGGACATCGTCCGCGTCCACGACGTGAAGGAGATGGCGCGGGTGGCCCGCATGGCCGACGCCATCGTCCGCGGCTGGCAGGCCCCCCAGGAGGCACCTTGA
- a CDS encoding PaaI family thioesterase: MSDRSPLRSPFVEAMGAELLEWAEGRVRWGITLGPQHTNPGGIMHGGVVAALLDEAVAGAITSLRGQEAVPSDPHLLLEMNVSFLSAARPGERLEVEGWVLRMGRQVAFAEAEARRLPGGQLVAKGRFTFLLPARRD; the protein is encoded by the coding sequence TTGAGCGACCGGAGTCCCCTCCGCAGCCCCTTCGTGGAGGCAATGGGCGCCGAGCTGCTGGAGTGGGCAGAGGGGCGCGTGCGCTGGGGCATCACCCTGGGACCCCAGCACACCAATCCGGGGGGCATCATGCATGGCGGCGTCGTGGCCGCCCTGCTGGACGAGGCGGTGGCAGGCGCCATCACCTCTCTGCGGGGACAGGAAGCCGTCCCCTCGGATCCCCATCTGCTGCTGGAGATGAACGTCAGCTTTCTGAGCGCTGCCAGGCCGGGCGAGCGGCTGGAGGTGGAGGGGTGGGTGCTGAGGATGGGCCGGCAGGTGGCCTTCGCCGAGGCGGAGGCCCGACGCCTCCCCGGCGGTCAGTTGGTGGCCAAGGGACGCTTTACGTTCCTGCTCCCTGCCCGGCGGGACTAG
- a CDS encoding alpha/beta hydrolase produces MATTGYVENGGVRIYYEVHGRGVPVLLHHGFTSCAEDWHRFGYVEPLAERFMVILMDARGHGQSDKPHDPELYTMDLRTDDVRAVLDAVGVERAHYWGYSMGGLTGFYFLKRYPERVLGFVNGASGTGFPRRDLAAAQARADALASGDLKAIAATWNSTESAMAALLERNDLQALAACMRGNLASERVDPADLQAPSLHYVGERDPILPGTKAAAEKMAGSFHVIAGENHLSCFRHSGKVLPLVVEFLERVSQPA; encoded by the coding sequence ATGGCGACCACAGGATATGTCGAAAACGGCGGCGTCCGCATCTACTACGAGGTCCACGGCCGCGGCGTGCCCGTACTGCTGCACCACGGCTTCACCAGCTGCGCCGAGGACTGGCACCGCTTCGGCTACGTCGAGCCTCTGGCCGAGCGCTTCATGGTCATCCTGATGGACGCCCGCGGCCACGGTCAGAGCGACAAGCCCCATGACCCCGAGCTCTACACTATGGACCTGCGCACCGACGACGTGCGGGCGGTGCTGGACGCCGTGGGGGTGGAGCGCGCCCACTACTGGGGCTACTCCATGGGCGGCCTCACGGGCTTCTACTTTCTGAAGCGCTATCCCGAGCGAGTGCTGGGCTTCGTCAACGGGGCCTCGGGCACGGGCTTTCCCCGTCGGGACCTGGCGGCAGCCCAGGCCCGCGCCGACGCCCTGGCCTCGGGCGACCTCAAGGCCATAGCCGCCACCTGGAACTCCACCGAGTCGGCCATGGCGGCCCTGCTGGAGCGCAACGACCTGCAGGCCCTCGCCGCTTGCATGCGTGGCAACCTGGCCTCGGAGCGGGTGGACCCTGCCGACCTGCAGGCGCCCTCCCTGCACTATGTGGGCGAACGGGACCCCATCCTGCCAGGAACCAAGGCAGCGGCCGAGAAGATGGCCGGCTCCTTTCACGTCATCGCCGGTGAGAACCACCTGAGCTGCTTCCGCCACAGCGGCAAGGTGCTGCCCCTGGTGGTGGAGTTCCTGGAGAGGGTCTCCCAGCCGGCCTAG
- a CDS encoding PaaI family thioesterase: MQEASHSPFVANMGARLEEARPGYARIVLVAGPSHLDAWGRVHRGVLGAIMDSAMGAALGHLKALEGLAGAPQATVAMDVLFLGTSGPGELVAEGQVLHWQRPVAFGEARVGLRDRPALARASFVFFVGHRDGWRRST, translated from the coding sequence ATGCAGGAGGCCAGCCACAGCCCCTTCGTGGCCAATATGGGAGCGCGGTTGGAGGAGGCGCGCCCCGGCTACGCTCGCATCGTCCTGGTGGCCGGGCCCTCTCACCTGGACGCCTGGGGGCGTGTGCACCGAGGAGTCCTCGGGGCCATCATGGACTCGGCCATGGGGGCAGCCCTGGGCCACCTGAAGGCCCTGGAGGGCCTGGCAGGCGCGCCCCAGGCCACCGTGGCCATGGACGTCCTCTTCTTGGGGACGAGCGGCCCGGGCGAGCTGGTGGCCGAGGGGCAGGTGCTCCACTGGCAGAGGCCGGTGGCCTTCGGCGAGGCCCGAGTGGGCCTGCGGGATCGGCCGGCCCTGGCCCGAGCCTCCTTCGTTTTCTTCGTCGGGCATAGGGACGGGTGGCGGAGGTCTACCTAG
- the folK gene encoding 2-amino-4-hydroxy-6-hydroxymethyldihydropteridine diphosphokinase has product MAEVYLALGSNQGDRAANLRVALSRLRGLGNVVAVSSLYETEPVGGPPGQPYYYNACCLLQTDLAPVELLRSLKGLERELGRQEGPRWGPRVIDLDVLFYDDLALETPELELPHPRLHQRPFVLVPLSEIAPGLRHPLLGLTVAELMRRAGKAGVRRVAGPGWEVAGGGG; this is encoded by the coding sequence GTGGCGGAGGTCTACCTAGCCCTCGGCTCCAATCAGGGCGACAGGGCTGCCAACCTGCGGGTGGCCCTGTCGCGGCTGAGGGGGCTGGGGAACGTAGTTGCCGTCTCCTCCCTCTACGAGACGGAGCCTGTGGGTGGGCCGCCCGGCCAGCCCTATTACTACAATGCCTGTTGTCTTCTGCAGACAGACCTGGCTCCTGTGGAGCTGCTACGCTCCCTGAAAGGGTTAGAGCGGGAGCTGGGCCGCCAGGAGGGGCCAAGATGGGGGCCGAGGGTCATCGATTTGGACGTCCTGTTCTACGACGACCTGGCCCTCGAGACGCCGGAGCTGGAGCTGCCCCACCCCCGTCTCCACCAGAGGCCCTTCGTGCTGGTGCCCCTCAGCGAGATCGCGCCTGGCCTGCGGCACCCTCTGCTGGGCCTGACGGTGGCCGAGTTGATGCGGCGTGCCGGCAAAGCAGGGGTGCGAAGGGTGGCCGGCCCGGGCTGGGAGGTCGCCGGTGGCGGGGGCTAG
- a CDS encoding methytransferase partner Trm112: protein MHKDLLDILACPMCKAPLDLTSEEERGQDVVKGYLTCVRCGERYPIEDSIPNLLPPHMRQSVS, encoded by the coding sequence ATGCACAAGGACCTTCTGGACATTCTCGCCTGTCCCATGTGCAAGGCGCCTCTGGACCTGACCTCGGAAGAGGAGCGGGGCCAGGACGTTGTCAAAGGCTACCTCACCTGCGTCAGATGTGGCGAGCGTTATCCCATCGAGGACTCCATCCCCAACCTCCTGCCGCCCCACATGCGTCAGTCGGTGTCCTAA
- the rpmF gene encoding 50S ribosomal protein L32, with amino-acid sequence MGAVPKKKPSRAKTRQRRSHWHAETAALVRCPRCRSPRLPHHACPVCGTYRGRQVIPVEVPGR; translated from the coding sequence ATGGGCGCCGTTCCCAAGAAGAAGCCCTCTCGTGCCAAGACCCGACAGCGCCGTTCCCACTGGCACGCCGAAACGGCTGCGCTGGTGCGCTGTCCTCGTTGCCGCAGCCCTCGGCTACCACATCACGCTTGCCCCGTCTGCGGCACCTACCGCGGCCGCCAGGTGATCCCCGTGGAAGTCCCCGGTCGCTAG
- a CDS encoding DUF177 domain-containing protein codes for MRYHVSHELKQAVGARTLFALREEHVCLQEGLVLDRLDGTVEVIRTNKGLLVRVQVAGRGHGQCARCLTDLDYPVRLQFEEEFLPVADVFTGAPLRIPEGADNFLIGADFVLDLHEPLRQYALMAEPINPLCRPDCRGLCPQCGSDLNAGACRCAPLFDSRWEALRALAARLDPEEE; via the coding sequence ATGCGCTACCACGTTTCCCACGAGCTGAAGCAGGCAGTAGGGGCACGCACTCTGTTCGCCCTGCGGGAGGAGCATGTGTGCCTCCAGGAGGGGCTGGTGCTGGACCGGCTGGACGGCACCGTGGAGGTCATCCGCACTAACAAGGGACTGCTGGTGCGGGTGCAGGTGGCGGGACGAGGCCACGGCCAGTGCGCCCGCTGCCTGACCGATCTGGACTACCCGGTACGCCTGCAGTTCGAAGAGGAGTTCCTGCCGGTGGCCGATGTCTTCACTGGCGCCCCGCTGCGCATACCCGAGGGCGCCGACAACTTCCTCATCGGCGCCGATTTCGTGCTGGACCTGCACGAGCCGCTGCGCCAGTACGCCCTGATGGCAGAGCCCATCAACCCCCTCTGCCGGCCCGACTGCCGGGGCCTCTGCCCCCAGTGCGGCAGCGATCTGAACGCGGGGGCATGCCGCTGCGCTCCCCTCTTCGACAGCCGCTGGGAGGCACTGCGGGCCCTGGCCGCCCGCCTAGACCCCGAGGAGGAGTAG
- a CDS encoding C4-type zinc ribbon domain-containing protein yields the protein MTTVAELFALQETDLAIDSLRQRLEDVIGRLQEPRDLLEMRDEVARLRKELLDLRHRQREAEWEVEELRRKAKAVEDKLYGGSVRNPKELQDLQADLDSLRRQLSRKEDALLEMMLQGDEQESALKEKESLLARREEEWRTEEAALQSQRESLEAELASLEERRREQAARINGSALQLYQELRSRRQGRAVARVERGLCGGCRITLPTSLIQQARSGNSLVQCMSCERILYVA from the coding sequence ATGACCACTGTCGCTGAGCTGTTCGCCCTCCAGGAGACCGACCTGGCCATAGACTCCCTTCGCCAGCGTCTCGAGGACGTCATCGGCCGGCTGCAGGAACCGCGGGACCTTCTGGAAATGCGGGACGAAGTGGCCCGGCTGCGCAAGGAGCTGCTGGACCTGCGTCACCGCCAGCGGGAGGCCGAATGGGAGGTCGAAGAGTTGCGCCGCAAGGCCAAGGCGGTGGAGGACAAGCTCTACGGCGGGAGCGTCCGCAACCCCAAAGAACTCCAGGACTTGCAGGCTGACCTGGACTCCCTCCGTCGGCAGCTCTCGCGCAAGGAGGACGCGTTGCTGGAGATGATGCTGCAGGGGGACGAGCAGGAGTCAGCCCTGAAGGAGAAAGAGTCCCTGCTGGCCCGCCGCGAGGAGGAATGGCGGACCGAGGAAGCCGCCCTCCAGTCCCAGAGGGAATCGCTGGAGGCGGAGCTGGCATCCCTGGAGGAGCGAAGGCGGGAGCAGGCGGCCCGCATCAATGGCAGCGCCCTCCAGCTTTACCAGGAGCTGCGGTCGCGTCGCCAGGGTCGCGCTGTGGCCAGGGTGGAGCGGGGCCTGTGCGGGGGCTGTCGCATCACCCTCCCTACCTCGCTGATCCAGCAGGCCCGCTCCGGCAACTCCCTGGTCCAGTGCATGAGCTGCGAGCGCATCCTCTACGTGGCATAG
- a CDS encoding recombinase family protein — MDAVGYFPGGEAEGEKTFRRFCRQRRLRPVAFLTESGEEGFRQLLAQARGAAVVVPSAAALGRDAAEVCLRYFQLLAQGGQVLSLASGGDVGQELLGHRSASPMADQVRRAMARLAVRGAALGRPPFGYRVGERRRLEVVPEEAEVVRLIFRLYVQEGLGLRRLAQRLNEMGIRTRTGRLWTVAAVRDILRNRVYLGTYRRFGVRVPANHPPLVSAQEFERAQRRLGAGQGGPRPRSALFPLSGLAYCGYCGGRMVGVRRVQRWRRRDGDLQHGEYRYYQCGSRVNRSLCDYHTWRAQELEERVVEAVLAQGADDVASRPALQDAELPRLRRRLSRLLAEAARGDLDEDQWRQAGVELVRHYLGTDGQEARRTLQRWRELPPEELGRCLHALVARVTVYDDEVKVALRR, encoded by the coding sequence GTGGACGCCGTGGGCTACTTCCCTGGCGGAGAGGCTGAAGGGGAGAAGACGTTTCGCCGTTTCTGCCGCCAGCGCCGCCTGCGTCCGGTGGCCTTCCTGACGGAGTCCGGCGAGGAGGGCTTCCGCCAGTTGCTGGCCCAGGCGCGGGGGGCTGCGGTGGTAGTGCCATCGGCCGCCGCCCTGGGCAGAGACGCGGCCGAGGTGTGCCTGCGCTACTTCCAGCTGCTGGCCCAGGGTGGGCAGGTGCTCTCCCTGGCCAGCGGGGGCGACGTTGGCCAGGAGTTACTGGGCCACCGCTCAGCCAGCCCCATGGCGGACCAGGTCAGGAGGGCCATGGCCCGGCTGGCAGTGCGGGGCGCTGCCCTGGGCCGACCCCCCTTCGGCTATCGCGTCGGCGAGAGGCGTCGGCTGGAGGTGGTGCCCGAGGAGGCGGAGGTGGTGCGCCTCATCTTCCGCCTGTATGTGCAGGAGGGGCTGGGGCTGAGGCGACTGGCCCAGCGCCTCAACGAGATGGGCATCCGTACCCGCACCGGCCGCCTGTGGACGGTGGCCGCAGTGCGGGACATCCTCCGCAACCGCGTCTACCTGGGCACCTATCGCCGCTTCGGGGTGCGGGTGCCCGCCAACCACCCCCCGCTGGTCTCTGCTCAGGAGTTCGAGCGGGCGCAGCGGCGGCTGGGGGCGGGCCAGGGGGGTCCCCGTCCCCGCTCTGCCCTTTTCCCCCTGTCGGGCCTGGCCTACTGCGGCTATTGTGGAGGGCGCATGGTGGGGGTGCGGCGCGTCCAGCGCTGGCGCCGCCGCGATGGCGACCTCCAGCACGGCGAATACCGCTATTACCAATGCGGGTCGCGGGTCAACCGCAGCCTGTGCGATTATCACACCTGGCGCGCCCAGGAGCTGGAAGAGCGAGTGGTCGAGGCCGTCCTGGCCCAAGGTGCCGACGACGTCGCCTCCCGGCCTGCCCTTCAGGATGCCGAGCTGCCGCGCCTGCGGCGCCGCCTCTCCCGGTTGCTGGCCGAAGCGGCCCGCGGCGACCTGGACGAGGATCAGTGGCGGCAGGCGGGGGTAGAGCTGGTGCGGCACTACCTGGGGACCGACGGGCAGGAGGCGCGGCGCACTCTGCAGCGCTGGCGCGAACTGCCGCCGGAGGAGCTGGGGCGCTGCCTCCACGCCCTGGTAGCGCGGGTCACGGTCTACGACGACGAGGTGAAGGTGGCCCTGCGGCGGTGA
- a CDS encoding ribonuclease HI family protein produces the protein MKAERVVAYADGASRGNPGPAAIGAVLLDEAGREIYTISRPIGVATNNQAEYKAAIAAVEAALALGARSLELRMDSELVVRQLQHRYRVRDPVLRRLFARLLELRRRFQEFQVKAIPREQNRRADALANRALDQAPEG, from the coding sequence GTGAAGGCGGAGAGGGTGGTGGCCTACGCCGACGGCGCCTCCCGGGGCAATCCTGGCCCTGCGGCCATTGGCGCTGTTTTGCTCGACGAGGCGGGCAGGGAGATATACACTATCTCTCGGCCCATCGGCGTGGCCACCAACAACCAGGCCGAGTACAAGGCGGCCATCGCCGCCGTGGAGGCCGCTCTAGCACTGGGTGCCCGCTCCCTGGAGCTGAGGATGGACTCGGAGCTGGTGGTGAGGCAGCTCCAGCACCGCTATCGGGTTCGGGACCCCGTCCTGCGCCGCCTGTTCGCCCGGCTGCTGGAGCTGAGGCGCCGCTTCCAGGAATTCCAGGTGAAGGCGATACCGAGGGAGCAGAACCGCCGGGCCGATGCCCTGGCCAACCGTGCCCTCGACCAGGCGCCCGAAGGATGA
- a CDS encoding enoyl-CoA hydratase gives MSYETITYEKRDRVALVTLNRPQVLNAFNATMGRELMDALRQAAEDRGVGCVVLTGAGRAFCSGYDVRDFRRMIEEGGRRELAGDDLFRSVYEFPKPLVAAINGPAVGIGATITLPCDIRLASDQARIGFIFARVGLIFEFGSTFLLPRLVGMGKALELGMTARIIDAQEALQIGLVSRVFPQESFMDEVLAFAGELANGPTRILGWMKEAVHRGVESDLETARRFENEVIERCRRSPEHREGVTAFLEKRQPRWAEIAQEV, from the coding sequence ATGTCATACGAGACCATCACCTACGAGAAGCGGGACAGGGTGGCGCTGGTCACCCTCAACAGGCCGCAGGTCCTGAACGCCTTCAACGCCACAATGGGCCGCGAGCTGATGGACGCCCTTCGGCAGGCGGCCGAGGACAGGGGCGTCGGGTGCGTTGTGCTGACGGGGGCCGGCAGGGCCTTCTGCTCGGGCTACGACGTGCGCGATTTCCGGCGCATGATCGAGGAGGGAGGCCGACGGGAGCTGGCGGGGGACGACCTGTTCCGCAGCGTCTACGAGTTCCCCAAGCCCCTGGTGGCGGCCATCAATGGCCCGGCGGTGGGCATCGGCGCTACCATCACCCTCCCCTGCGACATTCGCCTGGCATCGGACCAGGCCCGTATCGGCTTCATCTTCGCTCGGGTGGGACTCATCTTCGAGTTCGGCAGCACCTTCCTGCTGCCGCGGCTGGTAGGGATGGGCAAGGCCCTGGAGCTGGGGATGACGGCCCGTATCATCGATGCCCAGGAGGCTTTGCAGATAGGGCTGGTGAGCCGCGTCTTCCCCCAGGAGTCCTTCATGGACGAAGTGCTGGCCTTCGCCGGCGAGCTGGCCAACGGCCCCACCCGCATCCTGGGCTGGATGAAGGAGGCGGTGCACCGGGGCGTGGAGTCGGATCTGGAGACGGCCCGCCGCTTCGAGAACGAGGTCATCGAGCGCTGTCGCCGCTCGCCCGAGCACCGGGAGGGTGTGACAGCCTTCCTGGAGAAGCGGCAGCCCCGCTGGGCCGAGATCGCCCAGGAGGTCTAG
- a CDS encoding class II fumarate hydratase — MTAGPKTRIERDSMGTMEVPADAYYGASTQRAVLNFPVSGQPMPRPFVRMLGLIKWAAAKVNAELGLLDPRLAEAIQQAAREVAEGRWDEQFVVDVFQTGSGTSTNMNANEVIANRATELLGGERGSRLVHPNDHVNLCQSSNDVIPTALHLAALVGIERRLIPALEALRQALLRKAEEFWPIIKTGRTHLQDATPIRLGQEFLGYAGQVERGIKRLRYAQQELSEVALGGTAVGTGINAHPEFARRVCELLSRELGLEVKETDNHFCMQATLDNVVMASGCLRTVAVSLMKIANDIRWMGSGPRAGLGELQLPEVQPGSSIMPGKVNPVIAESLIQVCGQVLGNDQAVVQAGQGSYFELNVMMPLAARNLLESIELLASAVDNFRQKCVEGLKATQRGPEMVEKGLMLATALAPAIGYDAAAEIAKEAARTGRTIREVARERTSLSEEELDRLLDPTGMTEPGLGAGPVSG, encoded by the coding sequence ATGACTGCCGGCCCCAAGACCCGCATCGAGCGCGACTCCATGGGCACCATGGAGGTCCCGGCCGACGCCTACTACGGCGCCTCCACCCAGCGGGCCGTCCTCAATTTCCCCGTGTCCGGGCAGCCCATGCCCCGCCCCTTCGTGCGGATGCTGGGGCTCATCAAGTGGGCGGCAGCCAAGGTCAACGCCGAGCTGGGACTTCTGGACCCGCGCCTGGCCGAGGCCATCCAGCAGGCCGCTCGAGAGGTGGCCGAGGGGCGCTGGGACGAGCAGTTCGTGGTGGACGTCTTCCAGACCGGGTCGGGCACGTCCACCAACATGAACGCCAACGAGGTCATCGCCAACCGGGCTACGGAGCTGCTGGGGGGCGAGCGGGGGTCCCGACTGGTGCACCCCAACGACCACGTGAACCTCTGCCAATCGTCCAACGACGTCATCCCCACGGCGTTGCACCTGGCCGCCCTGGTAGGCATCGAGCGGCGGCTGATACCGGCGCTGGAAGCCCTGCGCCAGGCCCTGCTACGCAAGGCGGAGGAATTCTGGCCCATCATCAAGACCGGCCGCACCCACCTGCAGGATGCCACGCCCATCCGCCTGGGCCAGGAGTTCCTGGGCTACGCCGGGCAGGTGGAACGGGGGATCAAGCGCCTGCGCTACGCCCAGCAAGAGCTATCGGAGGTGGCCCTGGGAGGCACAGCGGTGGGCACCGGCATCAACGCCCACCCCGAATTCGCCCGTCGCGTCTGTGAACTCCTCTCCCGAGAGCTGGGCCTGGAGGTGAAGGAAACGGACAACCACTTCTGCATGCAGGCCACCCTGGACAACGTGGTCATGGCCAGCGGCTGCCTGCGCACCGTGGCCGTAAGCCTGATGAAGATCGCCAACGACATCCGCTGGATGGGTTCCGGCCCGCGGGCCGGCCTGGGAGAGCTGCAGCTGCCGGAGGTGCAGCCGGGCAGCTCCATCATGCCGGGGAAGGTAAACCCGGTCATAGCCGAGTCCCTCATCCAGGTCTGCGGGCAGGTGCTGGGCAACGACCAGGCAGTGGTGCAGGCGGGCCAAGGCTCCTACTTCGAGCTCAACGTCATGATGCCCCTCGCCGCCCGCAACCTTCTGGAGAGCATCGAGCTGCTGGCCAGTGCCGTCGATAACTTCCGTCAGAAGTGCGTGGAGGGGCTGAAGGCGACCCAGCGCGGCCCCGAGATGGTAGAGAAGGGGCTGATGCTGGCCACCGCCCTGGCCCCGGCCATCGGCTATGACGCCGCCGCGGAGATAGCGAAGGAGGCGGCTCGCACGGGCCGCACCATCCGCGAGGTGGCCCGAGAGCGGACCAGCCTCTCGGAGGAGGAGCTGGACCGCCTGCTAGACCCCACGGGCATGACGGAGCCGGGCCTGGGGGCTGGCCCCGTCTCGGGCTAG
- a CDS encoding chlorite dismutase family protein: MQTVYSYHPVFRRGPRWRELAPGQRQQAAAEAEALLMAPESPIQVRGIYSGVGFRPDADLMMWWVGPSADAVQSLLIAFQRTLLGQHLELTWAFLGLHRPPEFNPDHLPAFLRGEPPRRYLCVYPFVRTAEWYLLPPDERARLLREHGELGRRFPQVLTNTTQGFGLGDYEWILAFETDELDKLVDCIRTLRSAEARRYTRLEVPFILGIRKGLEEAVADLA, translated from the coding sequence ATGCAGACGGTCTACTCCTATCACCCCGTGTTCCGGCGTGGCCCGCGTTGGCGGGAGCTGGCCCCGGGCCAGCGGCAGCAGGCAGCCGCCGAGGCAGAGGCGCTGCTCATGGCCCCCGAGTCCCCGATCCAGGTGCGGGGGATCTACTCCGGCGTGGGATTCCGCCCTGACGCTGACCTGATGATGTGGTGGGTCGGGCCCTCGGCCGATGCCGTCCAGTCGCTGCTAATCGCCTTCCAGCGGACGCTGCTGGGCCAGCATCTGGAGCTGACCTGGGCCTTCCTGGGCTTGCACCGCCCTCCGGAGTTCAACCCCGACCATCTGCCTGCCTTTCTCAGGGGCGAGCCACCCCGACGCTACCTGTGCGTCTATCCCTTCGTGCGCACCGCCGAATGGTACCTGCTGCCGCCCGACGAGAGGGCGCGCCTGCTGCGGGAGCATGGCGAGCTGGGACGCCGTTTCCCCCAGGTGCTCACCAACACCACTCAGGGCTTCGGCCTGGGCGATTACGAGTGGATCCTGGCCTTCGAGACCGACGAGCTGGACAAGCTGGTGGACTGCATTCGCACCCTGCGCTCCGCCGAGGCGCGGCGGTACACCCGCCTGGAGGTGCCTTTCATCCTGGGCATACGCAAGGGGCTGGAAGAGGCGGTAGCCGACCTGGCCTGA
- a CDS encoding YbhB/YbcL family Raf kinase inhibitor-like protein encodes MGRRLAGLSLAAALLAMGCRGEAPSLLPTPPAPMSLVVRSAAFSPGGDIPARYTCDGADVSPPLSWFGAPKGTVSYALVMDDPDAPRGTFVHWLLYDLPSRTGSLPEAVPVGERVEGGAVQGRNDAGRVGYSGPCPPRGPAHRYRFTLYALDTFLRLAPGASLDQLVRAMNGHVLAWGQLVGTYARYSSSPASGVEAQPSDHSGWRCRLRTGPAVVGNCTHLPSGLVMLTR; translated from the coding sequence ATGGGGCGCCGGCTGGCGGGCCTGTCCCTGGCCGCCGCCCTGCTGGCCATGGGCTGTCGCGGCGAAGCCCCCTCGCTGCTGCCCACTCCACCAGCCCCCATGTCGCTGGTGGTCCGCAGCGCCGCTTTCTCGCCCGGCGGAGATATCCCTGCACGATACACGTGCGACGGCGCCGACGTGTCGCCACCCCTCTCCTGGTTCGGCGCTCCCAAGGGCACCGTGTCCTATGCCCTGGTGATGGACGACCCGGACGCGCCGCGGGGGACCTTCGTGCACTGGCTCCTCTATGATCTCCCCTCCCGGACAGGCTCGTTGCCCGAGGCGGTGCCTGTCGGGGAGCGGGTGGAGGGGGGCGCCGTCCAGGGCAGGAACGATGCGGGGCGGGTGGGCTACAGCGGCCCATGCCCGCCCCGCGGCCCGGCTCACCGCTACCGCTTCACCCTCTATGCCCTCGACACCTTCCTGCGGCTGGCGCCGGGCGCCTCGCTGGACCAGCTAGTCCGGGCCATGAACGGCCACGTTCTGGCCTGGGGCCAGCTGGTCGGCACCTATGCCCGCTACTCCTCCTCCCCGGCCTCGGGGGTGGAGGCGCAGCCCTCGGACCATTCAGGGTGGCGCTGCCGGTTGCGCACCGGCCCCGCCGTGGTCGGCAACTGCACGCACTTGCCGTCGGGGTTGGTCATGCTGACCCGCTGA
- a CDS encoding redoxin domain-containing protein yields the protein MSVSPGDRAPDFTLPSTRGTVALSELLSKGKVVLAFYFQDETPLCATQVGMLKGDFDLLAELGAQVVAISADDLESHRRFEERLGGLPFPLASDESLTVARAYGVVDETGKRCRRAIFVIDQDGTVLLANPFFQPNSPQQYQELFRALGLEA from the coding sequence GTGAGCGTCTCGCCGGGCGACCGCGCCCCCGACTTCACCCTGCCTTCCACCAGGGGGACGGTGGCCCTGTCAGAGCTGCTGAGCAAAGGGAAGGTGGTGCTGGCCTTCTACTTCCAGGACGAGACCCCCCTCTGCGCCACCCAGGTAGGGATGCTGAAGGGCGACTTCGACCTGCTGGCCGAGCTGGGCGCCCAGGTGGTGGCCATCAGCGCCGACGACCTGGAGTCCCACCGCCGCTTCGAGGAGCGTCTGGGGGGGCTGCCCTTCCCCCTGGCTAGCGACGAGTCGCTGACGGTCGCTCGAGCCTACGGCGTGGTGGACGAGACGGGCAAACGCTGCCGAAGGGCCATCTTCGTCATCGACCAGGACGGCACGGTGCTGCTGGCCAACCCCTTCTTCCAGCCCAACAGCCCCCAGCAGTATCAGGAGCTGTTCCGCGCCCTGGGCCTGGAGGCCTGA